One segment of Pseudodesulfovibrio sp. 5S69 DNA contains the following:
- a CDS encoding glutamine synthetase III yields MSGYQTRQNAINAVTNYQPSIETLNFAETTPSEIFGSNVFNEKVMKAMLPKEVYKSLMKTKMNGEKLDPSVAGPVAAAMREWAMGKGATHYTHVFYPLTGLTAEKHDSFLNPDGAGGAIAEFEGKLLIQGEPDASSFPSGGLRATFEARGYTAWDMTNPAYILENPNGTFLCIPTAFVSWKGHALDKKTPLLRANQALNKAGRRFLKLFGADDGSMVVSNAGPEQEYFLVDRNFFFARPDLMVCGRTLFGAKPSKGQELDDHYFGAIPRRVLSFMMEVERELYKLGVPVKTRHNEVAPGQFEIAPVYEQSNLATDHNQMVMTTLKSVAKKHGMACLLHEKPFANINGSGKHLNYSISTPSQGSLYSPGNTPHKNMQFLAVTAATIRAVEKYAKLLRAVVASAGNDHRLGANEAPPAIISIFLGEELAEIFNQIELGDLKGCKSKGCLELGVDTLPPLPMDSGDRNRTSPFAFTGNRFEFRAVGSNQSIAGAQVALNTILAESLDFITDEITKITGGKKAGLKEACQKVLQGIMKKHGHVIFNGDGYADAWQKEAAKRGLPNLKTTPDALPAIIDKDVVAVFEKYGVLSKDELHSRYEIYHEQYCQHIVTESLLTVKVAKTIILPAAIRYQGELAQVAASIKAAGIEPRTILLQEVTDKLRDLQQGIVALEKIVAKDDFKTVEEDAKYKVEKTLPAMLAVREVADSLEGIVADDLWPLPSYQEMLFIK; encoded by the coding sequence ATGAGCGGATACCAGACTCGTCAGAACGCAATCAATGCGGTGACCAACTACCAACCCAGCATCGAGACCCTGAATTTCGCGGAGACGACCCCGTCCGAAATCTTCGGCTCCAATGTCTTCAACGAAAAAGTCATGAAGGCCATGCTGCCCAAGGAAGTCTACAAGTCCTTGATGAAGACCAAGATGAACGGCGAGAAGCTGGACCCCTCCGTGGCCGGTCCGGTGGCCGCCGCCATGCGCGAATGGGCCATGGGCAAGGGCGCGACGCACTACACCCACGTCTTTTATCCGCTGACCGGCCTGACCGCCGAGAAGCATGACAGCTTCCTGAACCCCGACGGCGCGGGCGGCGCCATCGCCGAATTCGAGGGCAAGCTGCTCATCCAGGGTGAGCCCGACGCTTCCTCCTTCCCGTCCGGCGGCCTGCGCGCCACCTTCGAAGCCCGCGGCTACACCGCCTGGGACATGACCAACCCGGCCTACATCCTCGAAAACCCCAACGGCACCTTCCTGTGCATCCCGACCGCCTTCGTCTCCTGGAAAGGCCACGCCTTGGACAAGAAGACCCCGCTGCTGCGCGCCAACCAGGCCCTGAACAAGGCCGGACGCCGCTTCCTCAAGCTGTTCGGCGCCGACGACGGCTCCATGGTCGTGTCCAACGCCGGTCCGGAGCAGGAATACTTCCTGGTCGATCGCAACTTCTTTTTCGCCCGTCCCGACCTGATGGTCTGCGGCCGAACCCTGTTCGGCGCCAAGCCCTCCAAGGGCCAGGAGTTGGACGACCACTACTTCGGCGCCATCCCGCGCCGCGTGCTCTCCTTCATGATGGAGGTCGAGCGTGAGCTGTACAAGCTGGGCGTGCCGGTCAAGACCCGCCACAACGAAGTGGCCCCCGGCCAGTTCGAGATCGCCCCGGTCTACGAGCAGTCCAACCTGGCCACCGACCACAACCAGATGGTCATGACCACCCTGAAGTCCGTGGCCAAGAAGCACGGCATGGCCTGCCTGCTGCACGAGAAGCCGTTCGCCAACATCAACGGCTCGGGCAAGCACCTGAACTACTCCATCTCCACCCCCTCCCAGGGGTCCCTGTACTCCCCGGGCAACACCCCGCACAAGAACATGCAGTTCCTGGCGGTCACCGCGGCCACCATCCGCGCCGTGGAAAAATACGCCAAGCTGCTCCGCGCCGTGGTCGCCTCTGCCGGCAACGACCATCGCCTGGGCGCCAACGAGGCCCCGCCGGCCATCATCTCCATCTTCCTGGGTGAAGAGCTGGCCGAGATCTTCAACCAGATCGAACTCGGCGACCTCAAGGGCTGCAAGTCCAAGGGCTGCCTTGAGCTCGGCGTCGACACCCTGCCCCCGCTGCCCATGGACTCCGGCGACCGCAACCGCACCTCCCCGTTCGCCTTCACCGGCAACCGCTTCGAGTTCCGCGCGGTCGGCTCCAACCAGTCCATCGCCGGTGCCCAGGTGGCCCTGAATACCATCCTGGCCGAGTCCCTGGACTTCATCACCGACGAGATCACCAAGATCACCGGCGGCAAGAAGGCCGGCCTCAAGGAAGCCTGCCAGAAGGTCCTGCAGGGCATCATGAAAAAGCACGGCCACGTGATCTTCAACGGCGACGGCTACGCCGACGCCTGGCAGAAGGAAGCCGCCAAGCGCGGTCTGCCCAACCTGAAGACCACCCCGGACGCGCTGCCCGCCATCATCGACAAGGACGTGGTCGCGGTCTTCGAGAAGTACGGCGTCCTGTCCAAGGACGAACTGCACTCCCGCTACGAGATCTACCACGAGCAGTACTGCCAGCACATCGTCACCGAGTCCCTGCTGACCGTGAAGGTCGCCAAGACCATCATCCTGCCCGCCGCCATCCGCTACCAGGGCGAACTGGCCCAGGTCGCCGCGTCCATCAAGGCCGCCGGCATCGAGCCCCGCACCATTCTGCTCCAGGAAGTCACCGACAAGCTGCGTGACCTCCAGCAGGGCATTGTGGCTCTGGAAAAGATCGTGGCCAAGGACGACTTCAAGACCGTCGAGGAAGACGCCAAGTACAAGGTTGAAAAGACCCTGCCCGCCATGCTCGCCGTTCGCGAAGTGGCCGACAGCCTCGAAGGCATCGTGGCCGACGATCTCTGGCCGCTTCCCAGCTACCAGGAAATGCTCTTCATCAAGTAA
- a CDS encoding amphi-Trp domain-containing protein: protein MSDERLGTNPLDWVTPDAAPTAAPRTQEPRPSGQTTQPAPACAAKNAEPAAPRTPLFQAAKSNEEMTMGKGKIKIEQTMDTPQVIAYLKDLADSLESGVIRAENEEGTLVLGVPDTMQVELKLARKKNKAKCEIDLEWLDDGSQAESLKISGD, encoded by the coding sequence ATGAGCGACGAGAGACTCGGGACCAATCCCCTGGACTGGGTCACCCCCGACGCGGCTCCGACAGCGGCCCCCCGGACACAGGAACCCCGCCCGTCCGGCCAAACCACCCAACCCGCCCCGGCCTGCGCCGCGAAAAACGCCGAACCGGCCGCCCCGCGCACACCCTTATTCCAGGCCGCCAAAAGCAACGAGGAGATGACTATGGGCAAAGGCAAGATCAAGATCGAACAGACCATGGATACGCCCCAGGTGATCGCCTACCTCAAGGACCTGGCCGACTCGCTGGAATCCGGCGTCATCCGTGCCGAAAACGAGGAAGGAACCCTGGTCCTCGGCGTGCCCGACACCATGCAGGTGGAACTCAAGCTCGCCCGCAAGAAGAACAAGGCCAAATGCGAAATCGACCTCGAATGGCTCGACGACGGCTCCCAGGCCGAATCCCTCAAAATCTCCGGCGACTAG
- a CDS encoding ParA family protein has protein sequence MRTIAVLNQKGGVGKTCTAVNLGAALARQDRRVLLLDLDPQAHLTYSLGIMAHELPRTMGAVLMRECPLEAVTMEVGSLKVVPASVALAGTEVDLASATDRETRLRDALAQGQDYDFAIIDCPPNLGMLTLNAMVAAGELLVPVQPEFLALQSLGKLMETVKAIRKGWNPGLALSGILMTRYQRTRKLNREIRRKIKDYFGDALLETTIRDNISLAEAPSFGKDIFTYKPRSHGAADYRNLALELLRRGTP, from the coding sequence ATGCGCACTATCGCCGTTTTGAACCAGAAGGGAGGCGTGGGCAAGACGTGCACCGCCGTGAACCTGGGAGCCGCCCTGGCCCGCCAGGACCGGCGCGTACTGCTCCTGGACCTCGATCCCCAGGCGCACCTGACCTACTCCCTGGGCATCATGGCCCACGAACTGCCCCGGACCATGGGTGCGGTGCTGATGCGCGAATGCCCGCTCGAAGCCGTGACCATGGAGGTCGGATCGCTCAAGGTGGTCCCCGCCTCCGTGGCCCTGGCCGGGACCGAGGTGGATCTGGCCTCGGCCACGGACCGCGAGACGCGGCTGCGAGACGCCCTTGCCCAGGGCCAGGACTATGACTTTGCCATCATCGACTGCCCGCCCAACCTCGGCATGCTGACCCTGAACGCCATGGTCGCGGCGGGCGAACTGCTCGTGCCGGTGCAGCCGGAATTCCTGGCCCTGCAATCGCTCGGCAAACTCATGGAAACGGTCAAGGCCATCCGCAAAGGCTGGAACCCCGGCCTGGCGCTGTCCGGGATTCTCATGACCCGCTACCAGCGCACCCGCAAGCTCAACCGGGAGATCCGGCGCAAGATCAAGGACTACTTCGGCGACGCCCTGCTGGAAACGACCATACGCGACAACATTTCCCTGGCCGAGGCGCCCAGTTTCGGCAAGGACATCTTCACCTACAAACCCCGCAGCCACGGGGCCGCCGACTACCGGAACCTGGCCCTGGAACTGCTCCGCAGAGGTACTCCATGA
- a CDS encoding amphi-Trp domain-containing protein encodes MEKQKISVKKVLEYKDAVSYIEDLAKSFRSGTVVLESGEEHVVMKPSAQVAIKVEAKVKNDKQKIGFELSWSEASGAELKIGDTQPETVPAVQPEGGAPAVQPEAKPPAAKEPAMAPARTEAARTPAKTASEVPAKAEASPNPETKDAAPKKAAAPKAAAQKTATKKAPAKKSAAKKPAAKKAPAKSAGNK; translated from the coding sequence GTGGAAAAGCAGAAGATCAGTGTCAAGAAGGTTCTGGAATACAAGGATGCCGTGTCCTACATCGAGGACCTGGCCAAGAGCTTCCGGTCCGGCACCGTCGTGCTGGAGAGCGGCGAGGAACACGTGGTCATGAAACCTTCGGCCCAAGTGGCCATCAAGGTCGAGGCCAAGGTCAAGAACGACAAGCAGAAGATCGGCTTCGAACTGAGCTGGAGCGAGGCCTCGGGCGCAGAACTGAAGATCGGCGACACGCAGCCCGAGACCGTGCCCGCCGTCCAGCCCGAGGGCGGCGCACCCGCGGTGCAGCCCGAGGCAAAGCCTCCGGCGGCCAAGGAACCCGCCATGGCTCCCGCCAGGACCGAAGCGGCCAGGACGCCCGCCAAGACCGCCTCCGAAGTCCCGGCCAAGGCCGAGGCCAGCCCCAATCCCGAAACCAAGGACGCCGCGCCCAAGAAGGCAGCAGCCCCCAAAGCCGCCGCCCAAAAGACCGCGACCAAGAAGGCACCCGCCAAGAAAAGTGCGGCCAAGAAACCCGCCGCCAAGAAAGCACCGGCCAAATCCGCCGGGAACAAATAA
- a CDS encoding GAK system CofD-like protein produces the protein MRIRVTRDVTIPDPRKLEQFRRAPELGPSVLFFSGGTALRDTSRELIRYTHNSIHLITPFDSGGSSAIIREAFAMPAVGDIRNRLMALADQSIKGNPEIYNLFTHRLPKDGDPKALRAELDAMAAGVHPLVRRIPDPMRKIIRNHFYEFLERMPAGFDLRGASIGNLVLTAGYLSNRRQLDPVIYLFSKLVQVCGVVRPTVNKDLHLAVRLADGETIVGQHLITGKEAAPLASPIEDIWLTPSLGSTERVHTSIRNKIRDWIGKADLICYPPGSFYSSVVANLLADGVGRAVAANTCPKIFVPSTGIDPETPGMSVADRAEVLCRYLRTDAGAGDGEVLGYILVDARHGEYVGGIDKKRLEECGFTVIDGSLVTDRSGSDIDGRVLSEFLLSLC, from the coding sequence GTGCGCATTCGAGTCACCAGGGACGTCACCATCCCGGACCCCCGCAAGCTTGAGCAGTTCAGGCGGGCTCCCGAGCTCGGGCCGTCCGTGCTCTTCTTCAGCGGCGGCACGGCCTTGCGCGACACCTCCCGAGAACTCATCCGCTACACCCACAACTCCATCCACCTGATCACCCCGTTCGACTCGGGCGGCAGCTCGGCGATCATCCGCGAGGCCTTCGCCATGCCCGCCGTGGGCGACATCCGCAACCGGCTCATGGCCCTGGCCGACCAGTCCATCAAGGGCAACCCCGAGATATACAACCTGTTCACCCACCGGCTGCCCAAGGACGGCGACCCCAAGGCCCTGCGCGCCGAGCTGGACGCCATGGCCGCCGGGGTGCACCCCCTGGTCCGGCGCATTCCGGACCCCATGCGCAAGATCATCCGCAACCATTTCTACGAGTTCCTGGAGCGCATGCCCGCGGGCTTCGACCTCAGGGGCGCGTCCATCGGCAACCTGGTCCTGACCGCCGGATACCTGTCCAACCGCCGCCAGCTCGACCCGGTCATCTATCTCTTCTCCAAGCTGGTCCAGGTCTGCGGCGTGGTGCGCCCGACCGTGAACAAGGACCTGCACCTGGCCGTGCGCCTGGCCGACGGCGAGACCATCGTGGGCCAGCACCTGATAACCGGCAAGGAGGCCGCCCCGCTCGCTTCGCCCATCGAGGACATCTGGCTGACGCCCTCGCTCGGTTCGACGGAGCGCGTCCACACGTCCATCCGCAACAAGATCAGGGATTGGATCGGCAAGGCGGACCTGATCTGCTACCCGCCGGGCAGCTTCTATTCCAGCGTGGTGGCCAACCTGCTGGCCGACGGCGTGGGCCGGGCCGTGGCCGCCAACACCTGCCCCAAGATATTCGTCCCGTCCACGGGAATCGATCCCGAGACGCCGGGCATGTCCGTGGCCGACCGGGCCGAGGTCCTGTGCCGCTACCTCCGGACCGACGCCGGAGCCGGCGACGGCGAGGTCCTGGGCTACATCCTGGTGGACGCCAGGCACGGCGAATACGTGGGCGGGATCGACAAAAAACGACTCGAAGAGTGCGGTTTCACGGTGATAGACGGGTCGCTCGTCACGGACCGGAGCGGTTCGGACATCGACGGGCGCGTCTTGAGCGAATTTTTGCTGTCGCTTTGCTGA
- a CDS encoding HprK-related kinase B, translating to MKLTGTTRRELAEAVKVACPADRELFLDLGGCRIRVLSSTDALNDALADYFKEFLTGKGDPQIVVSAHEAPAPECNLAFKVKQPDPGKTKIKEEWVDLPDGRMVRKRLTGMHFLFGRGENVAVGPCLENANQVINFVNNRFIEWKLNQGGFLGHAAGVRSGGRGISLAGFSGAGKSTLALHLMSRGTTFISNDRIMVEPNGEGLVMFGVAKQPRINPGTALNNPDLHCIVEPGLREKFLSMPQDELWQLEHKYDALIDECYGPGRFELRCPMDALVILNWQRDDSPMRARLVDPRDRTDLLPAFMKSTGLFYLPDDPARRDDPSVEAYADLLARTNLIEISGGVDFDRASDVCLHFMETGRLPAN from the coding sequence ATGAAGCTGACCGGCACGACCCGCAGGGAGCTGGCCGAGGCCGTGAAAGTGGCCTGCCCGGCCGACCGCGAACTCTTCCTCGACCTCGGCGGCTGCCGCATCCGGGTCCTGAGTTCCACGGACGCACTGAACGACGCCCTGGCCGACTATTTCAAGGAATTCCTCACCGGCAAGGGCGACCCGCAGATCGTCGTCTCGGCCCACGAGGCCCCGGCCCCGGAATGCAACCTGGCCTTCAAGGTCAAGCAGCCCGACCCCGGCAAGACCAAGATCAAGGAGGAGTGGGTTGACCTGCCCGACGGGCGCATGGTCCGCAAGCGGTTGACCGGCATGCACTTCCTGTTCGGCCGGGGCGAGAACGTGGCCGTGGGGCCGTGCCTGGAGAACGCCAACCAGGTCATCAATTTCGTCAACAACCGGTTCATCGAGTGGAAGCTCAACCAGGGCGGGTTCCTGGGCCACGCGGCCGGGGTGCGCTCGGGCGGACGCGGCATCTCGCTCGCCGGATTCTCGGGCGCGGGCAAGTCCACCCTGGCCCTGCACCTGATGAGCCGGGGCACGACCTTCATCTCCAACGACCGGATCATGGTCGAGCCGAACGGCGAGGGGCTGGTCATGTTCGGGGTGGCCAAGCAGCCTCGCATCAACCCCGGCACGGCCCTGAACAACCCGGACCTGCACTGCATCGTGGAGCCGGGCCTGCGCGAGAAGTTCCTGTCCATGCCCCAGGACGAGTTGTGGCAACTGGAACACAAGTACGACGCGCTCATCGACGAGTGCTACGGGCCGGGCCGGTTCGAGCTGCGCTGCCCCATGGACGCGCTGGTCATCCTCAACTGGCAGCGGGACGATTCGCCCATGCGCGCACGCCTGGTGGACCCCAGGGACCGCACCGATCTTCTGCCCGCGTTCATGAAGTCCACCGGGCTGTTCTACCTGCCCGACGATCCGGCGCGCCGGGACGATCCGTCCGTCGAGGCCTACGCCGACCTGCTGGCCCGGACGAATCTCATCGAAATCTCCGGAGGCGTGGACTTCGACCGTGCTTCCGATGTATGCTTGCATTTCATGGAAACCGGCCGCCTCCCGGCCAACTGA
- a CDS encoding GAK system ATP-grasp enzyme, with protein MKIGVIGIEGGWSSEKLADTVAEKTGGERVLINMEDVRLDLPSGNAYYNGHNLIDFDALIIKKIGARYSPDLLDRLEVLRYLHERGLKIFSSPYAILRALDRLSCTISLQLKDIPMPPTTITESVDQALVALENYGEAVFKPLYTSKARGMSVLKDGPDARAAIEEYRAENPIMYIQKTIDLGDLDLGIAFLGGEYLTTYARCKTNGAWNTTTASGGKYRPYEPAPEIIELARKAQADFNLDFTCVDVAITDDGPYVFEVSVFGGFRGIQETSGIDAAARYVDYVMEKLQ; from the coding sequence GTGAAGATAGGAGTCATAGGCATCGAGGGCGGCTGGTCCTCCGAGAAACTGGCGGACACCGTGGCCGAAAAGACCGGCGGCGAGCGCGTGCTCATCAACATGGAGGACGTGCGCCTGGACCTGCCCTCGGGCAACGCATACTACAACGGCCACAACCTGATCGACTTCGACGCCCTGATCATCAAGAAGATCGGCGCGCGCTACTCCCCGGACCTCCTGGACCGGCTGGAGGTGCTGCGCTACCTGCACGAGCGCGGGCTGAAGATATTCAGTTCGCCCTACGCCATCCTGCGCGCCCTGGACCGGCTGTCCTGCACCATCTCGCTCCAGCTCAAGGACATCCCCATGCCGCCCACGACCATCACCGAGTCCGTGGACCAGGCCCTGGTGGCGCTTGAAAATTACGGCGAGGCCGTGTTCAAGCCGCTGTACACCTCCAAGGCGCGCGGCATGTCCGTGCTGAAAGACGGTCCGGACGCCCGGGCGGCCATCGAGGAATACCGGGCGGAAAACCCGATCATGTACATCCAGAAGACCATCGACCTGGGCGACCTGGACCTGGGCATCGCCTTTTTGGGCGGCGAGTACCTGACCACCTACGCCCGGTGCAAGACCAACGGGGCGTGGAACACGACCACAGCCTCGGGGGGCAAGTACCGGCCCTACGAGCCCGCGCCGGAGATCATCGAGCTGGCCCGCAAGGCGCAGGCCGACTTCAACCTCGACTTCACCTGCGTGGACGTGGCCATCACCGACGACGGCCCGTACGTCTTCGAGGTCTCCGTGTTCGGAGGCTTCCGGGGCATCCAGGAAACCAGCGGCATAGACGCCGCCGCGCGCTACGTGGACTACGTCATGGAGAAACTGCAATGA
- a CDS encoding phosphate signaling complex PhoU family protein, with the protein MMTFEGLDENFKFIVFEVENQARSTQKFMDAPSRKRYAKITSRDDYIDNLKTIIENKCYSRIHSDQTLDKRQLNKIRAIQVICVNLEKIADYFVNIVKQMQYLDDQSFVQRYDYTEVFEIMLSRLGAILDAYHREDMSKALYICKAEPMLDDVYKVRFDRVMNEMGMGRDAQSLVTVLFIFRYFERVGDALLNIGEAIIFSLLGERIKIEQFEALQQTLSKSGFSDSFSDIDFSAIWGTRSGCRIGKVEQREAELTSEEKKQGSIYKEGNLEKIRKERESIQRWKQLFPDLVADIYGFHEDADKGSMLVEFLNGCTLDEVVLSGDDELIRNALFILENTVLETWTKTMVELPIKTNYMWQIQSRLEGVLQTHPEFWRAPKSLGGSEVRSTEALLSACADAEDELEAPFSVFIHGDFNINNVVYNHEAQQVHYIDLYRSRDFDYIQDASVFMVSNFRMPIFDSYHRQRINSVIKHFYGFIREFAQRHGDRTVQARLAFALARSFYTSTRFELNFKFAKEMYNRSMFLLERIDQYRGGTWEQFSLPEDVLYY; encoded by the coding sequence ATGATGACATTCGAAGGACTGGACGAGAACTTCAAGTTCATCGTCTTTGAAGTGGAGAACCAGGCCCGCTCGACGCAGAAGTTCATGGACGCCCCTTCCCGGAAGCGGTACGCCAAGATCACCTCCCGCGACGACTACATCGACAACCTCAAGACGATCATCGAGAACAAGTGCTATTCGCGCATCCACTCGGACCAGACCCTGGACAAACGGCAGCTCAACAAGATCCGCGCCATCCAGGTCATCTGCGTGAACCTTGAGAAGATCGCCGACTATTTCGTCAACATCGTCAAACAGATGCAATATCTCGACGACCAGTCCTTCGTGCAGCGCTACGACTACACCGAGGTCTTCGAGATCATGCTCTCCCGGCTGGGCGCCATCCTGGACGCCTACCACCGCGAGGACATGTCCAAGGCCCTGTACATCTGCAAGGCCGAGCCCATGCTCGACGACGTGTACAAGGTCCGCTTCGACCGGGTCATGAACGAGATGGGCATGGGCCGCGACGCCCAATCCCTGGTCACGGTGCTGTTCATCTTCCGCTATTTCGAGCGGGTGGGCGACGCCCTCCTGAACATCGGCGAGGCGATCATCTTCTCCCTGCTCGGCGAGCGCATCAAGATCGAGCAGTTCGAGGCCTTGCAGCAGACCCTGTCCAAGTCCGGATTCAGCGACTCCTTCTCCGACATCGACTTCAGCGCCATCTGGGGCACGCGCTCGGGCTGCCGCATCGGCAAGGTGGAGCAGCGCGAGGCCGAGCTGACCTCGGAGGAGAAGAAGCAGGGGTCCATCTACAAGGAGGGCAACCTGGAGAAGATCCGCAAGGAGCGGGAGTCCATCCAGCGCTGGAAGCAGCTCTTCCCGGACCTGGTGGCCGACATCTACGGCTTCCACGAGGACGCGGACAAGGGATCCATGCTGGTGGAGTTTCTCAACGGCTGCACCCTGGACGAGGTCGTCCTGTCCGGCGACGACGAGTTGATCAGAAACGCCCTGTTCATCCTGGAAAACACGGTGCTCGAGACCTGGACCAAGACCATGGTCGAGCTGCCCATCAAGACCAACTACATGTGGCAGATCCAGTCCCGGCTGGAGGGCGTGCTCCAGACCCACCCCGAGTTCTGGCGCGCCCCCAAGTCCCTGGGCGGGTCCGAGGTCCGCTCCACCGAGGCCCTGCTCTCGGCCTGTGCCGACGCCGAGGACGAGCTGGAAGCGCCCTTCTCGGTCTTCATCCACGGCGATTTCAACATCAACAACGTGGTCTACAACCACGAGGCCCAGCAGGTACACTACATCGACCTGTACCGCTCGCGGGACTTCGACTACATCCAGGACGCCTCGGTGTTCATGGTCTCCAACTTCCGCATGCCCATCTTCGACAGCTACCACCGGCAGCGGATCAACTCGGTCATCAAGCATTTCTACGGGTTCATCCGGGAATTCGCCCAGCGGCACGGCGACCGCACGGTCCAGGCCCGGCTGGCCTTCGCCCTGGCGCGCAGCTTCTACACCTCCACCCGGTTCGAATTGAACTTCAAGTTCGCCAAGGAGATGTACAACCGGTCCATGTTCCTGCTGGAAAGAATCGATCAATACCGGGGCGGGACCTGGGAGCAGTTCTCCCTGCCCGAGGACGTCCTCTACTACTAG
- a CDS encoding amphi-Trp domain-containing protein, with protein MAEEKFVFDSLQDCESIKEFLESLIDGFEKHSIDLSTNGNEIHLAPQGLLNFTVKAKKKGAENKISIKVSWKDAPSIQSAEDAFLKVR; from the coding sequence ATGGCAGAAGAAAAATTCGTATTCGATTCCCTCCAGGACTGCGAGTCCATCAAGGAATTCCTCGAATCCCTGATCGACGGATTCGAGAAGCACTCCATCGACCTGTCCACCAACGGCAACGAAATCCACCTTGCCCCCCAGGGGTTGCTCAATTTTACGGTCAAGGCCAAGAAGAAGGGGGCCGAGAACAAGATTTCCATCAAGGTGTCCTGGAAGGACGCCCCCTCCATCCAGTCGGCCGAAGACGCCTTCCTCAAGGTTCGTTGA
- a CDS encoding GAK system XXXCH domain-containing protein — MSNDMTISRYLDPKELAAFFRELADAVENGGHDEFACVDDFRKIKIGVKNEYGQISLKAKFKAAKPCAPDVVGEDGEIVKPKYKDLKKRMRGSFKILVKMIHDGSVPPREAVDAFLADAALMVTYPGYGDEYYESFGNVCAEFKTAFDSGDLEKMHAAVDALVHEKSRCHAKYD, encoded by the coding sequence ATGAGCAACGACATGACCATCAGCAGATATCTCGACCCCAAGGAGTTGGCCGCCTTCTTCCGCGAGCTGGCCGACGCAGTGGAGAACGGCGGCCACGACGAGTTCGCCTGCGTGGACGACTTCCGCAAGATCAAGATCGGCGTGAAGAACGAATACGGGCAGATCAGCCTCAAGGCCAAATTCAAGGCGGCCAAGCCGTGCGCACCCGACGTCGTTGGCGAGGACGGCGAAATCGTCAAGCCCAAGTACAAGGACCTCAAGAAACGCATGCGCGGCAGCTTCAAGATACTCGTCAAAATGATCCACGACGGCAGCGTGCCGCCCAGGGAGGCGGTGGACGCCTTCCTGGCCGACGCGGCGCTCATGGTCACCTACCCCGGCTACGGGGACGAGTATTACGAGAGCTTCGGCAACGTCTGCGCGGAGTTCAAGACGGCCTTCGATTCCGGCGACCTGGAGAAGATGCACGCGGCCGTGGACGCATTGGTCCACGAAAAGAGCCGCTGCCACGCGAAGTATGATTGA